In Roseofilum reptotaenium CS-1145, the sequence CAAAGGTGAGAGTCATCGAGTTTATTACCATAATGGTTCTCTCGATCCCTATTTGGCCAGTCACTTCCGCAATAATAAACCTGGTAAGTGTGATACGAGGCAGTGTTTATTGCCACTGAACTCTGTTTATTATGGTAGTCTCCATTCAACCCCTTCTACTGCTGTGATTACTCAATCTAATGGTCAGTGGCATTTTCATACAGCAATGGGTTCTTCTTGGAAGGCGAACAAGTCGAGTCCGTATCCTACATATTCGATGGGTCTGTTTCGTCTCAGCCTCAATTGTGCGTCAGATTTACTCTCCTGTGTTGGCTCGTCTGGGACTATGAGAATGTTTGCTAGCAGTAGTCAGCATTTGTGGTATGAGGGTCCAATGAAGTTTGTAGGATTTACCAATTCAACTCCAACTCCAACACCGAATCCTATCCCAGTACCGACTCCGACTCCAACGCCAGATCCGACTAGGATTCCGGAACCGTCTGTTGTTTTAGGACTGCTGTTCTTGAGTGGTTTAGGTTTGCTTAAAAAGAGAAGAATGTAAATCCCAATAAGAAAGGCGATCGCCTCTGAT encodes:
- a CDS encoding PEP-CTERM sorting domain-containing protein (PEP-CTERM proteins occur, often in large numbers, in the proteomes of bacteria that also encode an exosortase, a predicted intramembrane cysteine proteinase. The presence of a PEP-CTERM domain at a protein's C-terminus predicts cleavage within the sorting domain, followed by covalent anchoring to some some component of the (usually Gram-negative) cell surface. Many PEP-CTERM proteins exhibit an unusual sequence composition that includes large numbers of potential glycosylation sites. Expression of one such protein has been shown restore the ability of a bacterium to form floc, a type of biofilm.), whose protein sequence is MNSLKTTALMFTGGCLSLCVAASPVQSLQLHFQSPDGQTSADLLFGDHVTFGNSYVGPMGIELYQDPTKDPIDSFLKGESHRVYYHNGSLDPYLASHFRNNKPGKCDTRQCLLPLNSVYYGSLHSTPSTAVITQSNGQWHFHTAMGSSWKANKSSPYPTYSMGLFRLSLNCASDLLSCVGSSGTMRMFASSSQHLWYEGPMKFVGFTNSTPTPTPNPIPVPTPTPTPDPTRIPEPSVVLGLLFLSGLGLLKKRRM